A region of the Acaryochloris sp. CCMEE 5410 genome:
CCTCCTGAATCAAGAAACGTCCTTAAGAAAAGTACCCGTCAAAAACTAAAACGGGCGAGCATGGATGAAGCGTATATGCTCAAAGTTCTAGGCGCTTCTATTCCTTTACAGTCTAGCCTTTCAGAGACATAATTTTCTTGCGCTTACCCTGACCATCATAGTAGATTATTATGGGTGGAAACTGGTCGCCCTTACGCATAGCTTCAGCGTACCTTCTTACAACAACGTCATTTATATTGGACCGAGGTTGTATTTCCTTGTCAAGGATGATTGATGGCATCTTTAATACTATTTGTTTATGCGTACTCATTAGATCAACCTTCATAAGATGTTTTTGAAGTAAATATTAGACAAACTAGAAAGTGTGTACAGCGAAATACGGCCTAATGAAGAAATTTCAGAATTTTAGATTGCACTGACTGATCTGAGATTTAGCTAGAACGTTGTTTCACAATTAGGCATGGCGTTGCTATGTGTACGTGAAAAATACAAGGGAGTTTTAGGCTCAAATAGAATATCAATACTAATGTAGATCATTTTCTATAAAAAGGAAAGTGATTTTTTTAGAAAAAAGTTAAAATTTTTTCTTATCGTAGGTTAATACATTAACCTTTACACTAGAGATATTGCTATGCTGTATCTTAAACATGCCAGAGAGCCGCCTTGGGACATTTTGGACTACCCAGGAAATAGCCGACGCCTTGTCCAAATCTCGGCAGTTCGTTGTTGATGCTATTAACGGAAAGTCAACTCAGCGACCACTTCAAGCTATTAAAATTAGTGGAAAGTGGTTTGTTAGTGACAAGGATGCACAAGATTTTATTCAGTATCATCGTCGGAAAGAATCGTTTGTCAGTCCTATATTTGTAGCGCGAGCGATCGGTCGGTCTCGTCAATTCGTTATGGATGCAATAACTGGTTATGGCGGAAGCCGTACTCCTATCTTAAAGGCTAAGAGACAAAGTAATCGATGGCTCATTTCAACATCTGATGCTGAGGAGTTCATTCAAAATCAAATTGAGAACCAAAATGAAAACCTAGAATCTATTCCAGTAAATCTCACTGAATGGTTTCGTAACCACTATCCTGAAAATTGGAAGCCAATCAAAGAGTTATTAGGTGAAAGGACATCATTAGTGGGATTTAGGGGGGCAGGCAATTGGGTTAGTCGGGCAAAGAGGATTCGACTTGGAAGAAAGACCTTTTTGCTCGTTGCCAGTATTCTCTCATTAGAATTGGATCGAGAGGACAAACAAAAATCAACTCATAAAACTTTCAGTATACGCTTCCAAGTTTTTTCTAAAGGAACGGAAGCATATCTTCCTGATGGCTTAAAACTATTGGTAGCGAGGGATTCTGGTAGTACAAGTCAGATACAAGCTGGAAGTGGAAGAAATATTGATCGTTGGGTGCAGATTTTAATGGAAAACTTGAAGTTAGGAGATGAATTTTCTGTAATCATTACAGTTGGAGATACATCATCTGCTGAGCGATTTACGCTCTAGTTGGAACAATGGGCAAAACAATATTATTAGAATTGCGGGCAAAAGGAGAGGGTTTGAAAGATGGATGCTCAGTGACACTTCAGCTTCAAGAAGATGGTAAACCAGGATATTCAAGAATTCCTGGTAGTTTACCGCCAGCACCAGAATTAGAAGCTGCCTATATAGCTTGGAAATGTGCATATCATGCTCTTGATAATCAATTAAGAGGCAAAGGTGTAGCTACAATAACTATAAGTAATCGAGAGATTCAAGGTCTAGGTTGTACGTTAGGAGATTGTCTAAATCAGTGGTTAAATTCAGGAGAAGTTGGTTTTCAACCTGTCAGAGATAAACTGATTGCAGCCTTAAATCAAAATAATGGTGAAACTCGAATTGTAGTGCAATCAGATATGGATGCAATCTACAAAATGCCCTGGCATTTGTGGACACTACTAGATGAATGTCCAAGAGCAGAGGTTTCAGTAAGTCCCCTTACTTCAGAAAAATCTCATACAAAAGTACAAGTTAGAGATAAAGTTAGAATTTTAGCTGTTATCGGAAATAAAAATGGTATTAATTTAAAGAAAGATAAAAGTATACTAAAACAAGTTTCGAGTAAAGAAGCAGAGATTTTATTCCTTCTTCAGAAACCACAAAGGTATTTTTATCAAGCACTACGGGAAGAAAAAGGATGGGATATTCTTTTTTTTGCAGGTCATAGTTGGACTGAAGGTAATCAAGGAGTACTTCATATAAATCAAAATGATAAATTAACTATAAGTGATCTAAAGTACGCAATGCGTTCAGCAATTGAGAAAGGACTTCGATTAGCAATCTTCAATTCATGTGATGGATTAGGACTAGCTTGGGATCTAGCTAAGCTTCATATTCCTCATGTCATTGTTATGAGAGAACCTGTGCCAGATAAATTAGCATATGAGTTTTTCAATCATTTTTTCAAAGCTTTTGTAGGAATAGATTGTGAAGAGCAATCACTTTACTTAGCAGTGAGATCTGCTAGAGATAAACTTCATGATTTTGAAAGAGAATTTCCTTGTGCAAGTTGGCTACCAATAATATGTCACAATCCATCTGAAGTATCTCTCACTTGGAATAATTTACGTCAACCAGTTACACAAACAAATCAAAGTTCATATGAGTATATTGCCAAAGATATAAATGATTTTTATATGTATTATGCTAACCAAATTTCTCAAGCAAAAAAAGAAATATGGTTAACAAGTGATGGATTTAATATGCAGAACTTATCCAGCTTTCATTATGCAGAAATAATAAAAAATTCTATGAAAATAGCACTAAATAATG
Encoded here:
- a CDS encoding CHAT domain-containing protein, encoding MGKTILLELRAKGEGLKDGCSVTLQLQEDGKPGYSRIPGSLPPAPELEAAYIAWKCAYHALDNQLRGKGVATITISNREIQGLGCTLGDCLNQWLNSGEVGFQPVRDKLIAALNQNNGETRIVVQSDMDAIYKMPWHLWTLLDECPRAEVSVSPLTSEKSHTKVQVRDKVRILAVIGNKNGINLKKDKSILKQVSSKEAEILFLLQKPQRYFYQALREEKGWDILFFAGHSWTEGNQGVLHINQNDKLTISDLKYAMRSAIEKGLRLAIFNSCDGLGLAWDLAKLHIPHVIVMREPVPDKLAYEFFNHFFKAFVGIDCEEQSLYLAVRSARDKLHDFEREFPCASWLPIICHNPSEVSLTWNNLRQPVTQTNQSSYEYIAKDINDFYMYYANQISQAKKEIWLTSDGFNMQNLSSFHYAEIIKNSMKIALNNGVKVYRFQILKTMHLNWIRELKKIKDLYEDNYIIYANPRFDEIENFCVIDPGTIHTITETMFSKIQPTAQYSTAEVATFIHGNQSWSNRILRRIQTVINQKDTQMYSASELSHLYNQLFLERKQKLLEWKQKNPNRTDEECSHGSGVFDSEIFGNLQRGQEL